Proteins co-encoded in one Acipenser ruthenus chromosome 3, fAciRut3.2 maternal haplotype, whole genome shotgun sequence genomic window:
- the nkl.4 gene encoding NK-lysin tandem duplicate 4 — translation MAFLIFVSFLLLSSAFADCDLIPNDTLDDEDIYFENQVELGILCKVCTSVVKKLEQLLHDDENKKGVIRILHHVCSKIYLFKSDCKEFVSKYTEKLAEELKNKSDPTQICRDIRLCKKVLQEM, via the exons ATGGCTTTTCTTATTTTTGTCTcatttctcctcctctcctcag CATTTGCTGATTGTGATCTGATCCCAAATGATACTCTTGATGATGAAGACATCTATTTTGAAAATCAG GTAGAACTGGGTATTCTGTGTAAGGTGTGCACCTCAGTTGTGAAGAAATTGGAGCAACTCCTACATGATGATGAAAACAAG AAAGGCGTTATTAGAATCCTGCACCATGTGTGCAGCaagatttatttgtttaaatccgACTGCAAGGAATTTGTGTCCAAGTATACTGAAAAACTTGCTGAGGAGCTTAAGAACAAGTCGGATCCAACACAAATTTGTAGAGACATTAGATTATGCAAAAAAGTCCTACAGGAG atgtGA